The nucleotide sequence TTCTCTCTAACCTTTTGGGCAATCCACAGTGCTATATTTTCGGTAGAGGGGTTGTCAAAAAACTTATTGAGATTTTTGTGTTTTAAGTTAGCTATAACGCTTTCAACAATCTTTCTAAGCTCCAAGAAATCAATTACATATCCCTCTCTAAGCTCTCCCTCTACAACTACTTCAAGCCTGAAAGTATGACCGTGGATTTCTTCTGGCTCCCCATTGATAATAACTGCATGAGCTGCATCAAATGTAAACTTCTCCCTTACCCGTGCTTTCATGCAATCACCGCAATGCTTTTTGAAACCAGGTATAAAATAAGTTTTTGGTGATCCTCATGGGCTGCGGCATGGAAGTAGAAGCACAAAAAGTGATTGCTGGTGGGCTTATGATATACGTTGATAGGGACACATTTTTAAAATTTGTAAAACTCAAAGAAACTCCTATTGTAGTTGTTGGAGAAACAGGGACATTTAAGAAGATTAAAGTCTCAATTCTTCCATATGAAGGGGCTCTAATCATTTATCGGGGGGAGATTGAACTCCCAGAAGGATGTATAATTGTGAAAGCTGAGAATCTTACAATAAGTGTGAGATAAATTATGTATACTTTTGCATATTTTTCTCTTTTGAAAATAACTCACCGTAATGTTTAAATTTCACAGCACTTATAAAGCCAATAATGTTAGTTTTTCGAGGTGATAATGATGACAAGATATATGGTAACATCAGCTCTACCTTACGCTAATGGTCCCATCCATGCAGGACATTTAGCTGGAGCATATCTGCCAGCAGATATTTTTGTCCGATATCTCAGACTAAAAGGAGAAGATGTCATCTATATCTGCGGAACTGATGAACATGGAACGCCGATAACATTTAGGGCATTAAAAGAAGGTAAAAGCGCAAGGGAGATTGTTGACTACTATTACGAACACATAAAGACCACTTTTGCAAGGGCTAAAATAAGCTTTGATTACTTCGGAAGAACGGAGTTGCCAGTTCACTACAAGGTCAGCCAAGACTTCTTCTTAAAAGCCCTCGAGAATGGACATCTTGTAAAGAAGGTAACAAAACAAGCCTATTGTGAGCATGATAAGAGGTTTCTTCCAGATAGGTATGTAATTGGAACTTGTCCCTATTGTGGGGCCGAAGAGCAGAGGGGAGATCAATGTGAAGTTTGCGGTAGACCACTAACACCCGAAATTCTGATAAATCCAAGGTGCAACCTCTGTGGGAATCCCATAACCTTCAAAGATTCAGCCCATTATTATATCAAAATGCAGGACTTCCAGGAAAAGCTTAGAAAGTGGATTGAGGGTAACGAACACTGGAAGCCCAACGTTAGGAATACTGTTCTTGGGTGGATAAATGAGGGACTTGAAGAGAGGGCTATAACCAGAGACCTGGACTGGGGAATTCCAGTGCCACTTGAGGATGAAGATATGAATGGCAAAGTCCTCTACGTTTGGTTTGAGGCTCCAATAGGGTACATATCGATAACAATTGAGTACTTCAAGCGCATAGGTAAGGAGGAAGAATGGAAAAAATACTGGTTAGCAAATTATGACGGAGAAGAAACAAGAATAATCCATTTCATCGGAAAGGACAACATACCATTCCATGCAATTTTCTGGCCGGCTTTCCTAATGAGTTATGGAAAGTTTAAAGACGAAAATGGAGAATTTGAGTGGCTACTGCCTTATGATATCCCGGCCAATGAATATCTCAACTTGGAGGGCAAGAAGTTCTCAACCAGCAGAAACTGGGCCATTTGGGTTCACGAATTCTTGGATGAATTCCCCGCTGACTACCTCCGCTATTACTTGACGGCAATAATGCCAGAAACGAGGGATTCCGATTTTAACTTCAAGGATTTCAAGGCAAAGATAAACGAGGAGTTAGTTAACATCCTCGGGAACTTCGTTCACAGGGCTTTAACCTTTGTTAACAGATATTTCGATGGAAAAGTTCCTGAGAGAGGGGAGCTTGATGAATTGGATAGACAAGCGTTCGA is from Thermococcus paralvinellae and encodes:
- a CDS encoding 6-pyruvoyl trahydropterin synthase family protein, which encodes MKARVREKFTFDAAHAVIINGEPEEIHGHTFRLEVVVEGELREGYVIDFLELRKIVESVIANLKHKNLNKFFDNPSTENIALWIAQKVREKLPSNVRLQRIVLWEGDENGVEFEFEE
- the metG gene encoding methionine--tRNA ligase, with the protein product MTRYMVTSALPYANGPIHAGHLAGAYLPADIFVRYLRLKGEDVIYICGTDEHGTPITFRALKEGKSAREIVDYYYEHIKTTFARAKISFDYFGRTELPVHYKVSQDFFLKALENGHLVKKVTKQAYCEHDKRFLPDRYVIGTCPYCGAEEQRGDQCEVCGRPLTPEILINPRCNLCGNPITFKDSAHYYIKMQDFQEKLRKWIEGNEHWKPNVRNTVLGWINEGLEERAITRDLDWGIPVPLEDEDMNGKVLYVWFEAPIGYISITIEYFKRIGKEEEWKKYWLANYDGEETRIIHFIGKDNIPFHAIFWPAFLMSYGKFKDENGEFEWLLPYDIPANEYLNLEGKKFSTSRNWAIWVHEFLDEFPADYLRYYLTAIMPETRDSDFNFKDFKAKINEELVNILGNFVHRALTFVNRYFDGKVPERGELDELDRQAFEEIEKTFKEVGELIAKYRFKDALKRVMALAAFGNRYFDYQQPWKTAKTDKQRTATTVNVSLQIVKALGILIEPFLPDASEKIWHLLNLEELKKWEFTEIPAGHRVRKAEILFRKVTDEDIIFFIVKHIARGNPESAKLLLEKYYKMDEVVKVTLKKFGEKRKEEAIAILRSIYGEKLEKKEKKREGKKMEYVKFDDFVKLDLRVGKIISVEDHPNADKLYIVKVDLGNEVRQLVAGLKKYYSKEELLNKYVVIIANLEPKKLRGIESQGMLLAADDGKNVALLMPDKEVKLGAKVR